A stretch of Candidatus Omnitrophota bacterium DNA encodes these proteins:
- the acpS gene encoding holo-ACP synthase, whose translation MIRGTGIDIIEITRIEQAIKRWGDHFLAHVFCEEEIEYAQKHKFPSQHFAARFAAKEAVLKAIGDNARVSWKDMKITNDKNGKPVCFYKNKKYSRKIHISISHTKKYAVASAIITT comes from the coding sequence ATGATCCGGGGAACAGGCATTGATATCATCGAAATCACGCGCATTGAACAGGCCATCAAAAGATGGGGAGACCACTTCCTCGCCCATGTCTTTTGCGAGGAGGAGATCGAGTACGCCCAAAAACATAAATTTCCGTCCCAGCATTTCGCCGCCCGGTTCGCGGCCAAGGAAGCGGTCCTCAAGGCCATCGGGGACAACGCCCGCGTCAGCTGGAAGGACATGAAGATCACCAACGATAAAAACGGCAAACCGGTCTGTTTTTACAAAAATAAAAAGTATTCCCGAAAAATCCACATCTCCATTTCGCATACCAAAAAATATGCGGTTGCCAGCGCAATTATCACGACATAA
- a CDS encoding NAD(P)H-hydrate dehydratase codes for MLILAGSRRMLGAAALTGLAAMRSGAGLATLGIPSSLNTAAQKKISNTLMTWPLPETSRQSLSLSAWPLILKKAEKFDAVAVGPGLSDDPRTQQLVRKIVTHISLPMVIDADGLNALAGHLECLKQGKGIKVLTPHPGEMERLAGIGKRKISDGRAMAAKSFARRYGCVLLLKGHKTVVASPQGKIYTNRTGNEGMATAGSGDVLTGMIAAFLGQGMGAFEAACFAAHLHGKAGNLAARHQTKTAMIASDIIDFIPAAFKSTIR; via the coding sequence GTGCTGATCCTGGCCGGCTCGCGGAGAATGCTCGGCGCCGCGGCCCTGACAGGTCTGGCCGCCATGCGGTCCGGGGCCGGTCTGGCGACCCTCGGAATTCCTTCAAGCCTCAACACAGCCGCGCAAAAAAAAATTTCCAACACCCTCATGACCTGGCCGCTGCCGGAAACATCCCGGCAGTCCCTGTCGCTGTCCGCCTGGCCGCTGATCCTCAAAAAGGCGGAAAAATTTGACGCCGTGGCGGTCGGGCCGGGCTTGTCCGATGATCCCCGGACGCAACAGTTGGTCCGTAAAATCGTCACCCATATCTCCTTGCCGATGGTCATCGACGCCGACGGGCTCAACGCCCTGGCAGGCCACCTCGAATGCCTGAAGCAAGGGAAGGGGATCAAGGTCCTGACGCCGCATCCCGGAGAAATGGAACGGTTGGCGGGAATAGGGAAACGCAAAATTTCCGATGGACGGGCGATGGCCGCAAAATCCTTTGCCAGGCGTTACGGCTGCGTCCTTCTTCTTAAAGGCCACAAAACGGTGGTCGCGTCGCCACAGGGGAAAATTTACACCAACCGGACCGGAAACGAGGGAATGGCGACCGCCGGCAGCGGGGATGTCCTCACCGGCATGATCGCCGCGTTTCTGGGGCAGGGGATGGGGGCGTTTGAAGCCGCCTGTTTCGCGGCCCATCTGCATGGAAAAGCCGGGAATTTGGCGGCAAGGCATCAAACAAAGACCGCCATGATCGCCAGCGACATCATCGACTTTATTCCTGCCGCATTCAAATCCACGATCCGATAA